In a genomic window of Thermoprotei archaeon:
- a CDS encoding phosphate ABC transporter ATP-binding protein yields the protein MGEDDPPIEINNPILKVENCNVWYKEIHVLENINISIPRNTIFAIMGPSGSGKSTLLRVFNRLIELNPDARIEGRIFLDGKNIYEIPATEVRRRIGMVFQQPNPFPHMSIYDNIAFAVKANKIARKREEIDQIVEDALRKAVLWDEVKDNLKMKAGKLSGGQQQRLVIARALALKPDVLLMDEPVSMIDVVGARKIEELMINLKNDITIVLVTHNSQQAARVSDYVAFLYQGKIIEWGLTSKIFTNPKNELTEKYVLGKIG from the coding sequence ATGGGCGAAGATGACCCGCCAATTGAAATTAATAACCCTATACTAAAAGTAGAGAACTGTAATGTTTGGTACAAAGAGATTCATGTACTAGAGAACATAAATATCAGCATACCTAGAAATACAATTTTTGCAATCATGGGCCCATCAGGTTCTGGTAAATCAACATTACTGAGAGTTTTTAACAGGTTAATCGAACTTAATCCTGATGCAAGAATCGAGGGCAGAATATTTCTCGATGGAAAAAACATTTACGAAATACCTGCAACAGAAGTTAGGAGAAGAATCGGTATGGTCTTTCAACAACCAAATCCATTTCCTCACATGAGCATTTATGACAATATAGCATTCGCAGTAAAAGCCAATAAGATAGCAAGAAAAAGAGAAGAAATCGATCAAATCGTCGAAGACGCTTTAAGAAAAGCCGTCTTATGGGATGAGGTAAAAGATAACTTAAAGATGAAGGCTGGCAAGCTATCAGGAGGACAGCAACAACGATTAGTAATTGCTAGGGCTTTAGCTCTAAAACCAGATGTATTACTTATGGACGAGCCAGTGTCAATGATAGATGTGGTCGGAGCCAGGAAAATCGAAGAACTTATGATCAACCTAAAAAATGATATAACTATAGTTCTAGTTACGCATAATTCGCAACAAGCTGCTAGAGTCTCAGACTACGTAGCATTCCTTTATCAAGGAAAAATCATAGAATGGGGACTGACCAGCAAAATATTCACAAACCCAAAAAACGAGCTTACAGAAAAATATGTACTGGGAAAAATTGGTTAA
- a CDS encoding GNAT family N-acetyltransferase → MDIHIRCAETSDLKNLGILWMSMIKELDLSLSDPSTALKIWLNHVALLIAEDPCQVLIAHYKDLIIGYAIIELSNLVPILRVFGYAVLTDLYVRKEWRGKGIGTLLLKKAEDIALSKGFLEVRLSVLKDADAIRFYKNSGYEDYGIIMRKKLKINNYDL, encoded by the coding sequence ATGGATATTCATATTAGATGTGCTGAGACCTCTGATCTGAAGAACTTAGGCATACTTTGGATGAGCATGATTAAAGAGCTGGACCTATCTTTATCAGATCCATCTACTGCATTAAAAATATGGCTAAACCATGTTGCGTTACTCATTGCGGAAGATCCATGTCAGGTATTGATAGCACATTATAAAGATCTTATAATAGGTTATGCCATAATTGAACTTAGCAATTTAGTTCCAATCTTAAGAGTTTTTGGTTATGCTGTGTTGACTGATCTCTATGTAAGAAAAGAGTGGCGTGGCAAGGGGATTGGGACGTTACTTTTGAAAAAAGCAGAGGACATAGCTCTCTCTAAAGGTTTTTTAGAAGTTCGCTTATCAGTATTAAAAGATGCTGATGCTATACGTTTTTATAAAAATAGTGGGTATGAAGACTATGGTATAATTATGCGTAAGAAGCTAAAAATAAACAATTATGATCTGTGA
- a CDS encoding methyltransferase domain-containing protein, with protein sequence MSYIPDVPFVPTPEPVVKRMLEIAGVKPGDLVYDLGAGDGRIIITAATLFSAHAVGIEIRKEFVSNIESKIKSLGLDDKVTIMHGNIFEADISKASVVTMYLLTSVNERIRPKLEKELRPGVRVISHDFEVPGWMPNYSEEFKEENGRVHRLYLYIMPPKKSEIPRPKFF encoded by the coding sequence ATGAGTTATATACCAGATGTGCCCTTTGTTCCTACACCAGAACCTGTGGTGAAACGTATGCTTGAAATCGCAGGAGTAAAACCTGGTGATCTTGTCTATGATCTCGGGGCAGGGGATGGACGTATAATAATAACTGCAGCAACACTCTTTAGTGCACACGCGGTTGGAATAGAAATACGTAAAGAATTTGTATCTAATATTGAGAGTAAGATCAAGAGTTTAGGTCTTGATGATAAAGTTACGATCATGCATGGTAATATCTTTGAGGCTGATATAAGCAAAGCCAGTGTTGTTACCATGTATCTTTTAACTAGTGTAAATGAACGCATTAGACCTAAGTTAGAAAAGGAATTGCGTCCAGGTGTAAGAGTGATATCGCATGATTTCGAAGTACCAGGATGGATGCCAAATTATTCAGAGGAGTTTAAAGAAGAGAACGGTAGAGTTCATAGGTTATATCTTTACATAATGCCACCTAAAAAATCTGAGATTCCGCGTCCCAAATTCTTTTAA